Proteins encoded together in one Diabrotica undecimpunctata isolate CICGRU chromosome 3, icDiaUnde3, whole genome shotgun sequence window:
- the LOC140437919 gene encoding uncharacterized protein → MARSSASCKLEEKKYIAANYKVDAEKVAPFIKKYLKAAVATGSLVQTKGKGASGSFKLASTSSSSSGSAKPSSAEKKKAGGTTKPKKTAAAAKRSAAGEKAKSVKKVTKAKKAESKTEKKPAKAKKVEKKSAPKTASSSSAVPTSAEAKVKTPTKAKKSSKGSSTKKPKAPKPKTAKAAASSPKAGKAAAPKKKEIAMYYSTGSDATDNYHRHGVAIVLDNRIAMSVIDYIPVSNRVIIVKLAGQPININLIQVYAPTSDKPEIEVLDFYKDITISTS, encoded by the exons ATGGCAAGGTCATCTGCAAGTTGTAAG CTTGAAGAGAAGAAGTATATTGCTGCAAATTACAAAGTAGATGCTGAAAAAGTTGCACCGttcatcaaaaaatatttaaaagctgCAGTTGCTACTGGATCATTGGTGCAAACAAAAGGAAAAGGCGCATCAGGATCTTTCAAGTTAGCGTCTACCTCATCGTCGTCTTCTGGATCTGCAAAGCCTAGTTCCGCAGAAAAAAAGAAAGCTGGAGGAACAACTAAACCGAAAAAAACTGCCGCCGCTGCCAAACGTTCTGCTGCAGGCGAAAAGGCAAAATCTGTAAAGAAAGTGACAAAGGCTAAAAAAGCCGAATCAAAGACAGAGAAAAAGCCGGCAAAGGCGAAGAAAGTTGAAAAGAAGTCAGCACCTAAAACTGCATCATCTTCATCCGCAGTTCCGACTTCTGCAGAGGCCAAAGTAAAAACACCAACAAAAGCGAAGAAATCAAGTAAAGGCAGTTCTACGAAAAAACCAAAGGCACCTAAGCCAAAGACCGCCAAGGCTGCTGCAAGTTCACCAAAAGCTGGAAAAGCTGCTGCTCCTAAGAAGAAAGAAATAGCAA TGTACTATAGTACCGGTAGCGACGCCACAGATAACTACCACAGGCATGGAGTTGCAATAGTGCTTGATAATAGAATTGCGATGTCTGTTATAGATTACATACCCGTTTCAAACAGAGTAATCATAGTGAAGTTAGCCGGTCAACCTATTAATATAAATCTAATCCAAGTTTACGCACCCACATCTGATAAACCGGAAATTGAAGTTTTAGATTTCTATAAAGACATAACGATATCAACATcataa